TCTCCATTATGAGATACGCAGGCATGGCAAATCGGTGGATCCCGAAAAATACATGTTTCCGGAATTTTCAGATACCACCGATATAGTGGTTGCTTCAGCCAAAAATATAGAATAGCAGGGCTCCCAGGCCGATTGCCGCCCCTGCACCAAATAATCCCCATAGAAACAGCTTTTTTCCTGCGCCAACCGCATTCTTTTTGATTGTGATGCTCGATGGATCACGCACAAGTTGAGTAAGAATCAGGTCGGGAGACAGATCGGAGATCTCTCTGAGTGAGGCATACACCGCCTGGCCGAATTGTGCGGCATTTGAAAAACGTTCATCGGGATTGATTGCCATCGCCCGTTCAACAGTCTCTTTTACCGACGACGGAACAGGAATGCCATAGGAATCGAGAGGTTTATACTGGCCCCTGGTTTTGGCTTGAACAAGATCCGAAAGCTTTTTCTGGGGAAAAGCACGGTGCCCCGATATCATTTCATAAAGCACCGCTCCTAAAGAAAAAATGTCGGTCCGGTGATCCAGTGTTCCACCACCAAGTTGCTCGGGGCTCAGATATACCAGTGTTCCCATTATTTTATCACCTACCGTGTGGAGGCTTATTTCGGATGGACGGGCGATACCAAAATCCATGAGTTTTACAATACCGGCTTTTGATAAAAAGATATTATCGGGCTTAATATCCCGGTGAATCAATCCCCGAAATATTTTGCCGTAGAGGGTGTAATCTTTGGCATGAGCATAATGGAGAGCCTGACAGACATAGTAAACGATTGCCAGAGCCGCCGGCAAAACAATTGTTGAATTCTGTGCGATTAGTTTGGCAACCGGAGAACCATCGAGATATTCCATTTCGATAAATGGTACCTGACGGTCCCAGTATCCCAGGCCGTGGATTTCGATAATATTCGGATGACGAATATCGGCAAGGATTTTTGCTTCGGTGAGAAATCGATCTTTTGCTTCCTTGTTGTTGCCCTTTTTAAGTATTTTAAGTGCCCGGACAACCTCAAGGCCGGTGTGCCATGCCTTATAAATATTGGCATTGCCGCCCTCGCCAATAAGAAGCTCAATTTTGTTGGGTCCGATTTTTGTGCCAAGTTCAGGAACGGTGTCCTTATAGGGATTAACGTTATCGTTATTCACATTCATAAATCGGCTCCCTTACATGTTCCATTATGGAATATAGAGCAAATATACATTGTGGTTCTCCTTTTAGAATACGGCATTGTATTTTCATAATATGAATATCTTAGTGATCCGTTTCAGCTCTATGGGAGATGTAATTCTTACAGCTCCTGTATTTACATTATTACGATCCCGTTATCCCGGTGCTACTATAATTTTACTTACCCGGCACGAATATGGCGATATTTTTCGTGATGATCCCCGGATAAACCGTATTCTTAGCCCAAAAAAAGGAGAATGGCCTTCTGAGCTTTCTGATATTGTCTGGGATAAAATTATCGATCTTCAGGCAAATTCTTCCAGCAGAAGAGTCATTCGGAAACTCAATACAAACTCACCCGTTGCACGCTTTCGAAAACTGCATTTTGAACGTCTCCTGCTGTTATTGCTGCGAATCGATTGTTATAAACCGGAGGAGAATGTCGTGTATCGGTATGCGAAGGCTGCTGGTTACT
This Chitinivibrionales bacterium DNA region includes the following protein-coding sequences:
- a CDS encoding protein kinase; its protein translation is MNVNNDNVNPYKDTVPELGTKIGPNKIELLIGEGGNANIYKAWHTGLEVVRALKILKKGNNKEAKDRFLTEAKILADIRHPNIIEIHGLGYWDRQVPFIEMEYLDGSPVAKLIAQNSTIVLPAALAIVYYVCQALHYAHAKDYTLYGKIFRGLIHRDIKPDNIFLSKAGIVKLMDFGIARPSEISLHTVGDKIMGTLVYLSPEQLGGGTLDHRTDIFSLGAVLYEMISGHRAFPQKKLSDLVQAKTRGQYKPLDSYGIPVPSSVKETVERAMAINPDERFSNAAQFGQAVYASLREISDLSPDLILTQLVRDPSSITIKKNAVGAGKKLFLWGLFGAGAAIGLGALLFYIFG